The stretch of DNA GGCGTCCGATGCCCAATGGGCCGACTATGTGTTCAATCGCCATGGCGAGCCGGGTATCCGGCGTGAATGGTGGTATCACCTTGCCAGCGGCACGTGGTTCATTGCGGAACGAGACAATTTGAAAGACGAATTTATCAAGACATACCTACCGGAGTGACTTGTGTCTGGTCGTCGGTTGTCTGGCGACAGCCTCCGCACGACCAGACGATC from Pirellulales bacterium encodes:
- a CDS encoding sarcosine oxidase subunit delta, giving the protein MKLLTCPINGPRPLQEFSFGGEVRTMPDPKSASDAQWADYVFNRHGEPGIRREWWYHLASGTWFIAERDNLKDEFIKTYLPE